In the genome of Methylomagnum ishizawai, the window TGCGGGTGTACTGCTCGTGGCCGGGGGTGTCGGCGATGATGAACTTGCGCTTGGCGGTGGAGAAATAGCGGTAGGCCACGTCGATGGTGATGCCCTGCTCGCGCTCGGCCTGGAGCCCGTCCATCAGGAGGGCAGGGTCGAAATCGTCGCCGGTGGTGCCGTACTTGGCGCTGTCCTTCTGGATGGCGGCGATCTGGTCCACGTAGATCATCTTGGAATCGTACAACAGCCGCCCGATCAGGGTGCTTTTGCCGTCGTCCACATTGCCGCAGGTCAAAAAGCGCAGCAGTTCCTTGCGCTCGTGCTGGGCCAGGTACTCGAAAATATCGGTGGCGATCAAATCGGATTGGTGCGACATCAGAAATAGCCCTCTTTCTTCTTCTTCTCCATGGAAGCGGACTGGTCGTGGTCGATGACCCGGCCCTGGCGCTCGGACGTGGTGGTGAGCAGCATTTCCTGGATGATGTCTGGGAGGGTCGCCGCCGTGGATTCCACCGCGCCGGTCAAGGGGTAACAGCCCAAAGTGCGGAACCGCACCCTCTTCATTTCCGGCTCTTCGCCGGGCTCCAAGGGCATACGCTCGTCGTCCACCATGATGAGGACGCCGTTGCGCTCCACTACCGGGCGCTCCGCCGCGTAGTACAAGGGCACGATGGGGATGTTTTCCAGATAGATGTATTGCCAGATATCCAGTTCGGTCCAGTTGGAGAGCGGGAACACCCGGATGCTCTCGCCCTTGTTGACCTTGCCGTTGAAGATATTCCACAGTTCCGGGCGCTGGTTCTTGGGGTCCCAGCGGTGGTTCTGGTCGCGGAACGAATAGACCCGCTCCTTGGCGCGGGATTTTTCCTCGTCGCGGCGGGCACCGCCGAAGGCCGCGTCGAACTGGTATTGGTTCAAGGCTTGTTTCAAGCCTTCGGTTTTCATGATATCGGTGTGCTTCTCGCTGCCGTGGGTGAAGGGACCGATGCCCTGGGCGATGCCGTCGGGGTTGATATGGACGATCAAATCCAGGCCCAGATCATGCGCCATGCGGTCGCGGAAGGTGATCATGTCCTTGAATTTCCAGGTGGTATCGACGTGCAGCAAGGGGAACGGCGGCTTGCCTGGATAGAAAGCCTTCATGGCCAAATGCAGCATGACCGCCGAATCCTTGCCGATGGAATACAGCATGACGGGTCGGTCGAATTCGGCCGCGACTTCGCGGATGATGTGGATGCTCTCGGCTTCCAACTGCTTCAGATGGGTGAGGGTGTATTCGTTCATCGAGAATTGGGAGGTATGCGGATGCGGTGACTATATTGGAGGCGGGAACGGGGTCCAATGGTAACACAAAGCGCGTGCCTTGCAGTTTGAGGCCCGCCCCCGCCAAGCCGGATTCCAGTATGGCTTGGACCGGCCCAATCCAGGCCCGGCCTAACGCAACCGATGGCTATAGACACCCACCCCTCCGCTATCGTGGACAACCCTGCCCCGCCCGGCAGGCTTGCGCCCACTTCCCCCGCGCCACGAAACTTCCGCGACTCCCCGGAAGTCCCAGCACTCAAGGCACCCGCGGCCCTGTCCGTGCGGACCGCCCAAGGACATTCCGGGCGATACGCCCGCCCCCGCGCCAGGAGGCCACCCCTATGAATCCCCTGCTGAAATTGATCGCGCATGGTCTGGTCCATGCTCAACAGTATGGTTTGGCCGTTCCGCGCGGCCTTGGCCAGTTCGGCCCGCGCAAACGGCTCCATCACCACCGCCGTCTCCAGTAACGGATTCTTCAACAAGCGCCTCAGCCATTGCTCGCGCATGTCCTGCCGGTCCGTTCCACCGTGTTCGGCGTCCGCCCCTCGATCATCGCTCCCACCACCAGCGCCAGTTTCCGGACCACCGTTTTGCGTAATCCAGGAAGAACCTGTTCCAGTCCACGCCGCACTTCCTCGGCCAGTTTCTTTACCGTTCCCATCGCTTCATTGGTCAAAATTTGTTCCGGCCCTCAAGACTACCCGAAAACTGATAGGTGATGAGGGAACGGCAGTAACTCGTCGATACGGCTGTTGGGCCAGGCGGGAAGTTTTGCGAGGGTGTCCCGCAGCCAGGCGGCGGGGTCGAGCCCGTTGAGTTTGGCGGTGCCGAGCAGGGTCTGGATGGCGGCGGCGCGTTGGCCGGCCCGTTCGGAACCGGAGAACAACCAATTCTTTTTCCCGACGGCGATGGGGCGGATGGCGTTCTCCACTGGATTGTTATCCACGGGCAAATCGCCGGTCTCGGCATAGCGGACGAGGGCGGGCCAGCGTTTCAGGGTGTAGTCCAGCGCCTTGGCGGCCCCGGTGCCCGGGGCAGTGCGGGCGCGGGTCTCGGCCAGCCAGGCGCGCAGGGACTCCAACGCTTGGTGTGAATTGATTTGGCCGAATCCAACGCCCGGACGGAGAGTACGGGGGCGCGGAAGACTCTGAATCCCATCTGGATTCGGAGCACGGCGATGATCGATTTCGAGACCTTCCTGACCGCCCTGTACGTCTTCGTCGAAGACTTCTGCAAAAGCCGGTGGGCACCGGAAAGATCGCGGGGCGCACCGGCGGGGTTGACGCGGAGCGAGGTGGTGACCCTGGCCATCGCGGGTCAGTGGGAATGCTTTGGGAGCGAACGCGGCTTCTACCGCTACGCGCAGCGGCACCTGCGAGGGGCTTTTCCCCGGCTGCCCGACCGCAGCCAGTTCAACCGGCTGATCCGCCTGGCCCAGGACGACATCGCCGCCAGTTTCCGCTGCCTGGCGGAGGTTTTGCGCGAACCCGCCGACCTGTTCGAGGCCCTGGACGGCACGGCGGCACCGACCCGCGACGCCAAGCGCCGGGGGTTGGGATGGCTTCCCGGCCTGGCGGACATCGGCTGGAGCAACCGCCTGGGGTGGTTCGAGGGCTTCCACTTGCTGCTGGCGGTCGGCCCGGCCGGCGTCGTCACCGGTTTCGGATTCGCCCCGGCCAGCGCCAAGGACCAGCCCATGGCGGAAACCTTCTTCGCGGCGCGCCACCGGGCCGACGCCCGCCTGCCGACGGTGGGCCTGTCCGCCGACGTCCCCTACGTGACCGACAAGGGGTTCGAGGGCGAGGATTGGCACGCGCACTGGCGCGAGGACTATGGGGCGGAGGTAATCACCCCGCCCAAGCGGAACAGCCGCAAACCCTGGTCCCGCGCTTGGCGCCGTTGGTTGGCCGGTATTCGCCAGGTGGTCGAGACCGTGAATGGCAGTTTGCATCACATGTTCCGCCTGGACCGGGAACAGCCCCACGAGCTCGGCGGGTTCGCCGCCCGGATCACCGCCAAGATGGCGCTCCATAATTTCTGCATCTGGCTGAACCGGAAACTTGGAAGGCCTTCTTTGGCGTTCGTCGAATTGATCAGTTGGTGAAATTGAAATCACACCAAGCGTTCCAGTTCCGGCAGGGCGCGTTCGGCCCGCAGCCGCTGGCGGGCCGGGATGTCCAGCGACCGGGCCTCGGCTTCGACGGCGTAGAGCTGGCCGATGCGCCGCAACGCCTCCCCGGCCATGGGGCTTTGGTTGGCTTGGTGGAGTTCGAAGAACTTGCGCCGCGCATGGGCCCAGCAGCCCAGTTCGACGCAGGGCGGGGCCGCTTCCCGTTCCGGGGCGAACAGCGCCTTGTACCCGGCATAGTCGTCGACCCGCAGGTGGCCTTGCCAGGTGCCGAGGAACGCCCGCGCGTGCTCGCCGCCCCGGCCCGGCCGGTAGTCGAACACGACGATCCGGGGCCCCGGTTCCAGGTCGTTGCTGCGGTAGGCCCAGAGGTAGGCCTTCTTGGTCTTGCCGCTGCCGGGGTCGAGTTGCGCCACCGGGGTTTCGTCGGCGTGGAGCATGCCGCCCCGGCGCAGGTGCCAGGCGAGCCGGTCCGCCAGGGGTTGCAGGGCCACGCCGAGGCGGCCCACCCAGTCGGCCAGGGTCGAGCGCGACAGGACCACCCCGTCGCGGGCGGCGATCTGTTCCAGGCGGTACAGGGGGAGGTGGTCGACGTGCTTGCCGATCAGCACCCAGGCCAGCAAGCCCACCGCCGCCAGGCCGCCGTCGATGACGGCGGGCGGCACCGGGGCGGCGGCGACGGTTTCGCAGGGGCGGCAGGCGTATTGGGGCCGGATGTGGCGGTGG includes:
- the cysD gene encoding sulfate adenylyltransferase subunit CysD; its protein translation is MNEYTLTHLKQLEAESIHIIREVAAEFDRPVMLYSIGKDSAVMLHLAMKAFYPGKPPFPLLHVDTTWKFKDMITFRDRMAHDLGLDLIVHINPDGIAQGIGPFTHGSEKHTDIMKTEGLKQALNQYQFDAAFGGARRDEEKSRAKERVYSFRDQNHRWDPKNQRPELWNIFNGKVNKGESIRVFPLSNWTELDIWQYIYLENIPIVPLYYAAERPVVERNGVLIMVDDERMPLEPGEEPEMKRVRFRTLGCYPLTGAVESTAATLPDIIQEMLLTTTSERQGRVIDHDQSASMEKKKKEGYF
- a CDS encoding transposase; translation: MIDFETFLTALYVFVEDFCKSRWAPERSRGAPAGLTRSEVVTLAIAGQWECFGSERGFYRYAQRHLRGAFPRLPDRSQFNRLIRLAQDDIAASFRCLAEVLREPADLFEALDGTAAPTRDAKRRGLGWLPGLADIGWSNRLGWFEGFHLLLAVGPAGVVTGFGFAPASAKDQPMAETFFAARHRADARLPTVGLSADVPYVTDKGFEGEDWHAHWREDYGAEVITPPKRNSRKPWSRAWRRWLAGIRQVVETVNGSLHHMFRLDREQPHELGGFAARITAKMALHNFCIWLNRKLGRPSLAFVELISW